The following proteins come from a genomic window of Alicyclobacillus dauci:
- a CDS encoding M81 family metallopeptidase yields the protein MKIAIGQISHETNTFSSVPTTKSLFELWEWDYGDDIVARHKGVEDYVGGMIDRACELGIEVVPTFSAFANPSGTITRETYELLKQALIDGLQGAGEVDAICLALHGAGVAEGFDDLEGDLLQAVREFVGRDMPIVVTLDLHANVTERMVAYADVLLGVNFYPHTDSYDRGREAIDVAKQMVDGNLRPVMNLVRLPLMIPTSTTNLSPAKDVNEVCWGWEKRPDVVDCTLFHGFPHTDTPDVCVSVLTVTNDDSHLAQEASEDVANFVWQTREAFFPHTASPSEGIHLALQAEGRPIVINETSDNPGGGTPGDGTHLLRAMINEELTSACFGTIYDPEVARIAHESGVGTWIDVQLGGKTDSLHGEPLQIHAYVKTLSDGQFLQSSPMWRGKQVDLGKSARLVVGGIDVIVCSVCSQVFDEQIFLLHGIDVSEYKIVALKSSQHFRAAYESIAAEIITVDSPGLSSRQLSSFQYERITRPIYPLDDVTRRV from the coding sequence ATGAAAATTGCCATTGGACAAATATCCCATGAAACAAACACGTTTTCATCGGTACCGACGACAAAGTCACTGTTCGAACTGTGGGAGTGGGATTACGGAGATGACATCGTCGCCAGACATAAAGGGGTTGAGGACTATGTGGGGGGCATGATCGACAGGGCTTGTGAACTCGGGATTGAGGTCGTGCCCACATTTTCGGCATTCGCGAACCCATCCGGAACCATCACCCGGGAAACGTACGAGTTGCTCAAGCAAGCGCTCATTGACGGACTACAAGGGGCCGGAGAGGTGGATGCAATCTGTCTGGCTTTACACGGGGCTGGGGTTGCAGAAGGATTCGACGATCTCGAAGGCGACCTCCTTCAAGCGGTGCGCGAGTTCGTAGGACGTGACATGCCGATTGTCGTGACCCTTGACCTGCATGCGAACGTCACTGAGCGGATGGTTGCCTATGCGGACGTTCTTCTGGGGGTGAATTTTTACCCGCACACAGATTCTTACGATCGCGGCCGTGAAGCCATTGACGTCGCAAAGCAAATGGTTGACGGAAACTTGAGGCCTGTTATGAATTTGGTTCGACTTCCCCTGATGATCCCGACCTCAACAACGAATCTGTCACCGGCAAAGGATGTAAATGAAGTCTGTTGGGGATGGGAGAAACGACCGGATGTGGTGGACTGCACGTTGTTTCACGGCTTTCCCCACACGGACACCCCGGATGTGTGCGTGTCAGTACTCACTGTAACGAACGACGACAGTCACCTAGCACAAGAGGCTTCAGAAGATGTAGCGAATTTCGTATGGCAGACGCGTGAAGCTTTTTTTCCGCACACGGCGAGTCCCAGTGAAGGGATTCACTTGGCACTGCAAGCGGAGGGTCGTCCAATTGTCATCAATGAGACTTCAGACAACCCGGGTGGTGGAACCCCTGGTGACGGAACGCACCTGTTACGCGCCATGATCAACGAAGAGTTAACCAGCGCCTGCTTTGGTACGATTTACGATCCGGAGGTGGCCCGGATAGCCCACGAATCGGGCGTCGGCACGTGGATCGATGTGCAACTGGGCGGGAAAACCGATTCATTACACGGTGAACCATTGCAGATACATGCCTACGTAAAAACGCTAAGCGATGGACAATTCTTGCAGTCTTCTCCTATGTGGCGTGGAAAACAAGTCGATCTCGGCAAGTCGGCCAGACTTGTCGTGGGTGGGATTGACGTGATCGTGTGTTCCGTATGCTCACAGGTTTTTGATGAGCAAATCTTTTTACTCCATGGAATTGACGTATCCGAATACAAGATAGTCGCACTGAAATCCAGTCAGCACTTTCGTGCGGCATACGAGTCGATTGCCGCTGAGATCATCACCGTTGACTCTCCCGGACTCAGTTCACGCCAGCTCTCCAGCTTTCAGTACGAACGGATCACACGACCAATTTATCCGCTGGACGACGTGACGAGGAGGGTTTAA
- a CDS encoding alpha/beta hydrolase family protein, producing MPTTRTILPDDLYRIQCLAEPQISPDGRWAAVLVIVADKETDGYAYRIRLCDLETDNVVIVAGDRKKIRSLRFSTDGSILAWIESAPMEKERICVLRVDEALQIHSGAEPISSKSKYEGVVEPAIVHEVFTSERLGKTFEWYPGKQVLYIPVLHVTHSDIKVYQRPHYKSDGVGLVELVTSEIWEVQLIDDPSRSTTTCLYEHPDAIASLTVDATGKLLVFTSDSKDKEFFAQEIYALDLKSRTGTLVLEAQGPISALAFAPDGRQIAWIGHRGPRWNDITQALWLTDVHTRDTRCTTQAFDRPVAPYGLGDVRPLQAPSQLSFGGGNALLFLASDHGVSSLYRLAEAGGEPQRILSDEHPAVSYFSVSASGDVLFTGGTPTRPDALYHWREGKEKLLFDPNSTLFDEIQVREPHKFTFDARDHLPIEAWLMLPVGNRAHQEASYPLVLVIHGGPHNAYGYGFQMEFQTLCAAGFAVLYVNPRGSQTYGQSFASAVIGDWGGEDAQDLLQALDMVSANDFVDADRIGVTGYSYGGFMTNWLIGHSNRFRAAAAGGCVANLVSFHGTSDIGPVFGYDEHGTHVWDDPARLWQRSPIAFAKNVDTPLLLYHAETDDRCPIGQSEEFYTALATLNKNVTFVRYSQGSHLFLTQGRPSFRVDRMNRLIGWFSKTLNECSFGGA from the coding sequence TTGCCGACAACGCGCACCATATTACCCGACGACCTGTATCGCATCCAGTGCTTGGCTGAACCTCAAATTTCGCCGGACGGTCGATGGGCTGCGGTTTTGGTGATTGTCGCAGATAAAGAGACCGATGGGTATGCATATCGTATTCGTCTTTGTGACTTAGAGACGGATAACGTGGTGATCGTTGCTGGGGACCGAAAAAAGATAAGGTCCCTTCGCTTTTCCACGGACGGTAGCATTCTAGCTTGGATTGAGTCTGCCCCCATGGAGAAAGAGCGCATTTGTGTTTTGCGAGTGGATGAGGCCTTACAGATTCACTCCGGCGCTGAGCCTATTTCCTCTAAAAGCAAGTATGAAGGTGTTGTGGAACCTGCAATAGTACACGAGGTTTTCACATCCGAAAGACTGGGTAAGACGTTTGAGTGGTATCCAGGTAAACAGGTTCTCTATATTCCTGTTCTACATGTCACCCATAGCGATATCAAGGTTTATCAGCGCCCGCATTACAAGTCGGATGGGGTAGGGCTCGTTGAGCTTGTTACCAGTGAGATTTGGGAAGTCCAACTCATAGATGACCCATCTCGTTCCACCACAACTTGCCTGTACGAACACCCCGATGCAATTGCATCTCTGACCGTCGACGCAACGGGGAAACTTCTGGTGTTTACGTCCGATTCGAAGGATAAAGAATTCTTTGCCCAGGAGATCTACGCGCTGGATCTAAAGTCCCGAACAGGTACCCTGGTCTTGGAAGCACAGGGACCCATTTCAGCTCTAGCGTTTGCACCTGACGGACGGCAGATCGCGTGGATCGGCCACCGTGGCCCACGTTGGAACGATATCACTCAGGCTCTGTGGCTTACGGATGTTCATACGAGAGACACACGGTGCACAACACAGGCGTTTGACAGGCCCGTGGCACCGTATGGTTTGGGTGACGTGCGTCCCCTTCAAGCACCGTCACAATTGTCTTTCGGTGGGGGCAACGCGCTTTTGTTTCTCGCCAGCGATCACGGCGTATCGAGTCTCTATCGGCTTGCTGAGGCAGGCGGGGAACCACAACGAATCCTATCGGACGAACATCCCGCTGTGAGCTACTTTTCTGTGTCCGCATCCGGCGATGTACTGTTCACGGGTGGAACACCCACACGGCCGGATGCACTATACCATTGGCGTGAGGGAAAGGAAAAATTGTTATTTGACCCCAACAGCACCCTGTTTGATGAAATACAGGTCCGAGAACCTCACAAGTTCACGTTTGACGCGCGTGATCATCTTCCCATTGAGGCTTGGTTGATGCTTCCTGTTGGAAACCGAGCACACCAAGAGGCGTCTTATCCCTTGGTTTTAGTTATTCATGGTGGGCCGCATAACGCCTATGGATACGGCTTTCAAATGGAATTCCAAACACTATGCGCCGCAGGTTTTGCTGTGCTTTATGTAAACCCCAGAGGGAGCCAAACATACGGTCAATCATTTGCCAGTGCTGTTATTGGTGATTGGGGAGGCGAAGATGCACAGGATCTATTGCAGGCGCTGGATATGGTCAGTGCAAACGATTTTGTGGATGCCGACCGTATTGGGGTTACGGGATACAGCTACGGGGGATTTATGACAAACTGGCTAATTGGGCATTCGAATCGCTTTCGTGCAGCAGCAGCTGGTGGATGCGTGGCGAACCTTGTCAGTTTTCACGGAACGAGCGACATCGGCCCTGTATTTGGCTACGACGAACACGGTACGCACGTTTGGGACGATCCGGCGCGGCTCTGGCAACGGTCTCCGATCGCTTTTGCCAAAAATGTCGATACACCTTTACTCCTTTATCACGCCGAGACCGATGACAGATGTCCCATTGGGCAATCAGAGGAATTTTATACTGCATTAGCGACGCTGAATAAAAACGTTACGTTTGTGCGTTATTCACAAGGAAGTCATTTGTTTCTGACGCAAGGTCGACCGAGTTTCCGGGTGGACAGGATGAACCGCCTTATCGGTTGGTTCAGCAAGACGTTGAATGAATGTTCTTTTGGGGGGGCATGA
- a CDS encoding M20 family metallopeptidase, which produces MKQDALDFLKKIVRIQSINPPGNERLVALEIQELLRQHGLETNLIDFEAGRANLVAWLRGTDERPNRRVLGFSGHMDVVPPGQVQWTHAPFAAVEEDGKLYGRGTSDMKGGLVALIFAMISLKEEGLRLNGDLKLLASAGEEVAAVGAKQLVATGHLRDVTALVIAEPTHDDVVVAHKGALWVEIVTYGKTAHGSTPRLGRNAIEHMNQIMTALLTDFKMDYRPDEILGEPTFNIAVIEGGVKTNVVPDRCSIQVDFRTVPSQSHEDILQQLRRLIDRVKERVPNLSAEIRVLNDLPSIATAKDDPFVSIVEDATEDTYGTRKTVRGMAGYTDGAAFVGADTGVPIVIIGGGDDRLAHQPDEYIEIDRFLHSIELYKTIAKKYLQ; this is translated from the coding sequence TTGAAACAAGACGCACTGGATTTCCTAAAGAAAATCGTTCGCATTCAATCTATTAATCCGCCTGGGAATGAACGGCTCGTTGCCCTAGAGATACAAGAGTTGCTTCGACAACATGGGTTGGAGACCAACTTAATTGATTTTGAAGCAGGTCGAGCGAACTTGGTCGCTTGGTTGCGTGGTACCGATGAGAGACCAAACAGGCGAGTTTTGGGCTTCTCTGGGCACATGGATGTCGTTCCACCAGGTCAGGTGCAATGGACGCACGCACCTTTCGCAGCTGTTGAAGAGGATGGAAAACTTTACGGCCGTGGCACCAGTGACATGAAGGGCGGATTGGTTGCGCTCATTTTCGCGATGATTTCTCTCAAAGAAGAAGGCCTAAGGCTCAACGGAGATTTGAAGTTGCTGGCTTCAGCAGGTGAAGAAGTGGCGGCGGTAGGTGCAAAGCAACTTGTTGCAACAGGTCATTTACGGGATGTGACGGCACTCGTAATCGCTGAACCAACCCATGACGACGTGGTGGTGGCTCACAAGGGAGCTTTGTGGGTCGAGATCGTCACGTATGGGAAAACGGCACACGGTTCCACTCCGCGCCTGGGCCGGAATGCGATTGAACACATGAATCAAATTATGACGGCGTTGTTGACGGACTTCAAAATGGACTATCGCCCCGACGAGATCTTGGGCGAACCGACGTTCAATATTGCGGTGATTGAGGGGGGCGTAAAAACGAATGTCGTACCAGACCGATGCAGTATCCAGGTGGACTTCAGGACTGTGCCGTCACAAAGCCATGAGGACATTCTCCAACAGCTACGCCGTTTGATTGACCGTGTGAAGGAGCGGGTTCCGAACTTGAGTGCGGAGATCCGAGTACTGAACGACCTGCCGTCAATTGCCACGGCTAAAGATGACCCGTTCGTGTCGATCGTGGAAGACGCCACAGAAGACACGTACGGAACAAGGAAAACGGTGCGGGGGATGGCTGGATACACAGATGGGGCCGCCTTTGTGGGCGCGGATACAGGGGTACCGATTGTCATCATCGGTGGTGGCGATGACCGACTTGCGCATCAGCCTGACGAATATATCGAGATCGATCGGTTTTTGCATTCGATTGAATTGTATAAAACCATCGCTAAAAAGTATTTGCAATAG
- a CDS encoding N-acyl-D-amino-acid deacylase family protein — MYDVLIRNGRVLNGTGNPWTVQDIGIEGDRIVAMGDLSGNTGKQEIDATGLVVAPGFIDTHVHSDLLCTRPDIHKIKVMQGVTTELFGQDGISVAPVSDETKPLWQKQLSGLNGDIGDWPWKSVHEYLSFLEKTPMNGNAAYLVPHGNVRTLVMGFASRTATPAEMQQMRELVEEGMEQGAVGVSSGLIYPPNVYSNKAELIEICKGAAKYNGCFVVHIRNESNHILAALDEVIDVARQSGVRLHVSHFKVGGKANRDKVEAALAKLTAGRAEGLEITFDQYPYTAGSTVFASILPPWMHDGGTPEMVARLRQPEVRARVKQELKENDGYENWVLSSGWENIVITAVASEKNRHLEGKSVIEIARIKGLADPADAAFDLLIEENANIAMVVHWGIEEDIISAMQHPLQMVGSDAIFGGKPHPRLYGTYARVLGHFVREMGALTLGEAVRKMTSGPAQLIQLTDRGLLREGYFADIVVFDPETVIDRATFAEPLREPLGIRHVLVNGQVAVQDGTWTGVTAGRVLNRQDGNELEDRRRKIAVSRVELT, encoded by the coding sequence ATGTACGATGTTCTTATTCGCAACGGGCGCGTACTGAACGGTACGGGAAACCCGTGGACCGTTCAGGACATTGGTATTGAAGGCGATCGCATCGTCGCCATGGGTGACTTGAGTGGGAATACGGGGAAACAGGAGATCGATGCAACAGGTCTTGTTGTGGCACCGGGTTTCATCGACACACACGTTCATTCCGATCTGCTGTGCACGCGACCGGACATTCACAAAATCAAAGTCATGCAGGGTGTTACGACGGAACTATTCGGACAGGACGGGATCTCGGTGGCCCCGGTGTCAGACGAAACGAAACCATTGTGGCAAAAACAGTTGAGCGGACTAAACGGAGACATCGGAGACTGGCCGTGGAAGAGTGTACACGAATATCTTAGTTTTCTCGAAAAGACGCCAATGAATGGCAACGCAGCGTATTTAGTTCCCCATGGGAACGTTCGGACGCTTGTCATGGGTTTTGCCAGTCGCACGGCAACTCCTGCAGAAATGCAGCAAATGCGTGAACTTGTAGAAGAGGGGATGGAGCAAGGGGCAGTCGGTGTCTCATCGGGGCTGATCTATCCTCCGAATGTGTACTCGAATAAGGCGGAACTGATTGAAATCTGCAAAGGTGCCGCGAAATACAATGGGTGCTTTGTGGTTCATATCCGTAATGAGAGTAACCACATCTTGGCCGCTTTGGACGAAGTGATTGACGTCGCGCGACAATCTGGTGTGCGCCTCCATGTATCCCACTTTAAAGTGGGTGGAAAGGCGAATCGGGATAAAGTGGAAGCCGCGTTGGCCAAGTTGACTGCGGGTAGAGCCGAAGGACTGGAAATCACATTTGACCAATACCCTTACACTGCCGGATCGACCGTGTTCGCTTCCATTTTGCCTCCGTGGATGCATGACGGCGGGACGCCGGAGATGGTTGCCCGCCTGCGCCAGCCAGAAGTCCGTGCGAGGGTGAAGCAGGAATTGAAAGAGAACGACGGATATGAGAATTGGGTGCTCAGCAGCGGCTGGGAAAATATCGTGATCACGGCCGTCGCGTCGGAGAAAAATCGGCATCTCGAGGGGAAGAGTGTCATTGAAATCGCACGAATCAAAGGTCTCGCCGATCCGGCCGACGCAGCTTTTGACTTGCTTATCGAGGAAAATGCCAACATAGCGATGGTTGTGCATTGGGGTATAGAGGAAGATATTATCTCCGCCATGCAACATCCACTTCAAATGGTCGGATCGGATGCCATTTTTGGCGGCAAACCTCACCCTCGACTGTACGGAACGTATGCTCGGGTGCTCGGCCATTTTGTCCGGGAGATGGGCGCTTTAACACTAGGAGAAGCGGTTCGCAAGATGACGAGCGGGCCAGCACAACTGATCCAGCTAACAGACCGTGGCCTCCTTCGAGAGGGATACTTTGCGGACATCGTTGTGTTTGATCCCGAGACTGTCATCGACCGAGCAACCTTTGCAGAGCCGTTACGTGAACCACTTGGGATTCGGCATGTACTGGTAAATGGGCAGGTGGCTGTTCAGGACGGAACTTGGACCGGCGTTACGGCTGGTAGGGTATTGAATCGACAGGACGGGAACGAATTGGAGGACAGACGGCGGAAGATTGCCGTGTCTCGAGTAGAATTAACCTGA
- a CDS encoding amidase, whose amino-acid sequence MGLESELAYMSATELATKINQREISPVEVTEFFIQRIEERNKSINAFVYFAYEEALARAKEAERAVLRDDSLGPLHGVPTALKDLFCAKPGWISTFGGIRVLKDNVVYHSCSYGERLEGAGAIFLGKTNSPTLGFNAATDNYLFGATRNPFDLTRNAGGSSGGSAAAVADGLLPIAEGTDTGGSIRIPAAMCGVFGFKPGGGRVPYLGRPNGFRTYMFSTEGTLTRTVEDAAVGLSLLTGYDDRDPYSSYDKVDFMSALRGSVKGWRIAYSPNFDVFPVDRRVSETVSQAVRLFELAGATVEEVKVGIPYHQRELSDLFCRVVMQGAMLPLMESFKTKGLDILRDYRDDLPQHCLDWIEKTHDMTALDANFDQIMRTQIFDSIQNVFQNYDLLITPTVCVPPTLNQADGNSMGPTQINGEEVNPFIGWCMTYLTNFTGHPTASIPAGLTDENHPIGMQIIGKRYADGDVLTASAVFEQLKPWFQTYELCKDRPLNV is encoded by the coding sequence TTGGGCTTGGAAAGTGAACTAGCTTACATGTCTGCGACCGAATTAGCAACAAAAATCAACCAACGAGAAATTTCACCTGTTGAAGTAACTGAATTTTTTATCCAACGGATCGAAGAGAGAAACAAGAGTATAAACGCATTTGTCTATTTTGCCTACGAGGAAGCGCTAGCGCGTGCAAAAGAGGCGGAGCGCGCTGTATTGAGAGATGACAGCCTCGGCCCATTGCACGGAGTACCCACTGCGCTGAAGGACCTATTTTGTGCCAAACCAGGATGGATATCTACTTTTGGGGGCATCAGAGTTCTGAAGGACAACGTTGTGTATCACTCTTGCTCATACGGTGAGCGCCTAGAAGGAGCAGGTGCCATTTTTCTTGGAAAGACGAACAGCCCCACGCTAGGGTTTAATGCAGCTACGGACAATTATTTGTTCGGAGCCACGCGGAATCCATTTGACTTAACTCGCAATGCGGGCGGATCGTCCGGTGGAAGCGCGGCTGCAGTTGCAGATGGTTTGTTGCCAATTGCTGAAGGAACGGACACTGGTGGGTCCATTCGCATCCCAGCAGCGATGTGCGGTGTATTTGGATTTAAACCCGGCGGTGGACGTGTTCCTTACCTAGGACGACCAAACGGATTCCGAACGTATATGTTCTCGACGGAAGGCACGTTGACACGAACTGTAGAGGATGCCGCTGTGGGGTTGAGCTTGTTAACAGGTTATGACGATAGAGATCCGTACAGTAGCTACGATAAAGTAGACTTTATGTCGGCGCTACGCGGCTCCGTCAAAGGCTGGCGGATTGCCTACAGCCCAAATTTTGACGTATTTCCGGTAGACAGACGTGTTTCAGAAACGGTTTCGCAAGCTGTAAGACTCTTTGAACTGGCCGGTGCTACGGTCGAAGAAGTAAAGGTTGGTATTCCGTATCATCAACGTGAGTTGAGTGACCTTTTCTGCCGGGTTGTCATGCAAGGCGCCATGCTTCCTTTAATGGAAAGTTTCAAAACGAAAGGGCTTGATATCTTACGGGATTACCGTGATGACCTGCCGCAGCATTGCCTCGATTGGATCGAAAAAACGCACGATATGACTGCTCTTGATGCCAATTTTGATCAAATCATGCGCACGCAAATCTTCGACTCGATTCAAAATGTGTTTCAAAATTACGATTTACTTATTACACCGACCGTATGTGTACCGCCCACATTGAATCAAGCGGATGGGAATTCAATGGGCCCCACGCAGATTAACGGTGAAGAGGTTAATCCGTTTATTGGATGGTGCATGACTTACCTGACAAACTTCACGGGCCATCCGACTGCTTCCATTCCAGCCGGATTGACTGATGAAAATCATCCCATCGGTATGCAAATTATCGGTAAACGATATGCCGATGGAGATGTATTGACAGCGAGTGCAGTCTTTGAACAGCTAAAGCCTTGGTTTCAGACATATGAGCTTTGTAAAGATCGCCCGTTGAACGTGTGA
- a CDS encoding phage holin family protein, producing the protein MNWIRTIIRFIVSALVYRFVAFLVPGFAIANFGSALLTAIVVALVGWGVEALLGRRVTRYSRGIVGFIVSVVVLYVAQWIVPGMSVSVGGAIIASIVIGIIDMLLPVEKSGVTPDRH; encoded by the coding sequence ATGAACTGGATTAGGACGATTATTCGCTTCATTGTATCAGCGTTGGTGTATAGGTTTGTGGCATTTCTAGTGCCTGGCTTCGCCATCGCTAATTTCGGCTCAGCACTGCTCACAGCCATCGTCGTTGCACTGGTCGGGTGGGGTGTCGAGGCGTTGTTGGGGCGACGAGTTACTCGTTATTCACGTGGGATAGTCGGGTTCATAGTAAGTGTTGTTGTTCTTTACGTGGCACAATGGATTGTTCCCGGAATGAGCGTGTCGGTGGGCGGAGCTATTATTGCGTCGATCGTGATCGGAATTATCGACATGCTTCTCCCTGTAGAGAAGTCGGGTGTCACGCCTGATAGGCATTAA
- a CDS encoding UbiX family flavin prenyltransferase has protein sequence MRLIVGITGATGAIFGIRILEVLRELQVETHLILSKWAEATIRLETDFEVEDVVSLATVVHSSANQAASVASGSFRTDGMIIAPCSMKTLAAIRTGYSDTLIARAADVVLKERRKLILLVRETPLNDIHLENMLALSRMGAVILPPMMTFYNQPASLEDAVNHIVARVLDQFDIEANLTDRWGPKNTIAANDAGHQRDER, from the coding sequence ATGCGACTGATTGTGGGCATCACAGGTGCAACCGGTGCGATATTTGGTATTCGCATATTGGAAGTTCTTCGCGAGCTCCAAGTCGAAACGCATCTTATCTTATCGAAATGGGCGGAGGCGACCATTCGCCTGGAGACGGACTTTGAGGTTGAGGACGTTGTCAGTCTAGCAACTGTCGTTCATTCAAGCGCCAACCAGGCGGCGTCCGTAGCTAGTGGTTCGTTTCGGACTGATGGCATGATTATTGCACCGTGCAGTATGAAAACACTGGCGGCTATTCGCACTGGCTACTCAGATACTTTGATTGCGCGAGCGGCTGACGTTGTTCTGAAAGAGCGTCGAAAACTGATTCTACTGGTTCGAGAAACCCCACTCAATGACATTCATTTGGAGAATATGCTGGCCTTGTCACGGATGGGGGCCGTCATTTTACCGCCGATGATGACGTTTTACAATCAACCCGCCAGTCTGGAAGATGCCGTCAACCATATTGTTGCGCGTGTTCTTGATCAATTTGATATTGAAGCGAACTTGACGGACAGGTGGGGGCCGAAGAATACGATCGCTGCCAACGACGCAGGTCATCAACGTGATGAACGATAA
- a CDS encoding UbiD family decarboxylase, giving the protein MRADSLRTWLQFLQDTNRLARIDKSVSPKFELVAVAKHLDGKKAALFTNVAGHQVSVVSGIASTRTMFAEACETTDQELIERFTRAVAHPEPCTLVSNDNAPVKENIIEQDDVDLTTILPIPTHHAEDSGPYITAGMFIVRDPQTRKQNVSIHRLQVSGKNKLGVLLLPRHTYHLFKQAEARQEPLECAIVIGTDPLTLLASQASTPFGVDELEIASALRGSPLPLVRCETVDIDIPANAEIVLEGRILPDVREPEGPFGEFPKYYGPKSDKEVVVIQAVTHRDNPIFHTIIPAGCEHQLLGGIPREASLYQTIRQTVPTVRGVHMTPGGTCRYHAVISIRKQQEGQAKNAILAAFANSFDIKHVVVVDEEVNIFDAEEVEWAIATRFQADRDLVVIHGAQGSKLDPSTADGFGSKMGLDCTVPLNSDPFRYLRIQIPGYQDVNLSDYGL; this is encoded by the coding sequence ATGAGAGCCGATTCGTTGCGCACGTGGCTCCAGTTCTTGCAAGACACTAATCGACTGGCCCGTATTGACAAATCGGTGAGTCCAAAGTTTGAACTAGTGGCGGTAGCGAAACATCTCGACGGGAAGAAAGCAGCTTTGTTTACGAACGTTGCTGGGCATCAGGTGTCGGTCGTCTCTGGAATTGCATCGACGCGAACGATGTTTGCCGAGGCATGTGAAACGACCGACCAAGAGCTAATTGAACGATTTACCCGTGCAGTGGCACATCCTGAGCCCTGTACTTTGGTGAGCAACGATAATGCGCCGGTCAAGGAGAATATTATCGAACAGGACGACGTTGATTTGACGACGATCCTACCGATTCCAACTCATCATGCGGAGGACTCCGGTCCCTACATCACGGCCGGTATGTTCATCGTTCGGGATCCACAAACGCGCAAACAGAATGTGTCCATTCACCGACTCCAGGTGTCGGGGAAGAACAAACTCGGCGTGCTTCTGTTACCCCGTCATACTTATCATCTCTTCAAGCAGGCAGAAGCGAGACAAGAGCCGCTGGAGTGCGCCATCGTCATCGGCACAGATCCATTAACGCTTTTGGCGTCGCAGGCAAGCACCCCGTTCGGTGTCGATGAACTGGAAATTGCCAGCGCCCTGCGTGGTAGCCCCCTGCCATTGGTCCGCTGTGAGACGGTGGACATCGACATTCCGGCCAATGCAGAGATTGTTCTGGAGGGGAGAATTCTTCCAGACGTGCGTGAACCGGAAGGCCCGTTTGGTGAGTTTCCCAAGTACTACGGGCCGAAGAGCGACAAAGAAGTTGTTGTGATTCAAGCCGTGACACACCGTGACAACCCTATTTTTCACACAATTATCCCTGCCGGTTGCGAACACCAGCTACTGGGTGGAATTCCTCGGGAAGCAAGTCTCTATCAGACGATTCGCCAAACCGTGCCGACCGTGCGCGGCGTACACATGACACCAGGTGGAACCTGTCGTTACCATGCCGTGATATCCATTCGCAAGCAGCAGGAAGGGCAAGCAAAAAACGCAATTCTAGCGGCGTTTGCCAATAGCTTCGATATCAAGCACGTCGTGGTGGTCGATGAGGAGGTGAACATTTTCGACGCAGAGGAGGTAGAATGGGCGATTGCGACTCGTTTTCAGGCGGATCGCGATCTCGTTGTCATTCACGGCGCCCAAGGCTCGAAACTGGATCCATCGACCGCTGATGGGTTTGGCAGCAAGATGGGCTTAGATTGTACAGTCCCACTCAACAGCGACCCATTTCGATATTTGCGGATCCAGATCCCAGGGTATCAGGATGTAAATTTAAGCGACTATGGCCTGTGA